One window of Trinickia caryophylli genomic DNA carries:
- a CDS encoding ATP-binding cassette domain-containing protein yields MTQPLLRVRNVTRSFLSEHGQVDILDEINLDIEAGEFVAIIGASGSGKSTLLNVLGCLDRPTSGSYEVQGVDAATLSEDGLAALRRRTFGFVFQRYHLIPSLTAAENVELPALYACRPRSQRKALASRLLASLGLSHRANNFPSKLSGGEQQRVCIARALANECRVILADEPTAALDPDNSQEVIRTLHRLNKEGRTVVLVTHDPSIAAQATRTIEVSRGRIVADRYRGEHRAAGRRQVARPPSCDETQPGSLAPEPDGRAHARQRASDIPNWQQSPGWIEIGRMAAANLLFHRLYSWLTIIGVSIAIASLSLTQAGGESMLNDTLADMKPFDTHVITFFSSSARGRPQGRAFTSEDAVAVSDAPYVEGASLSQSKDVAISDGATRVQVSGIGVAPPYFKIQNLSLKQGVLFSGAHVSDAARVVVLNESAQKKLFRDALASIGKTILVNGTPCTIVGVVKSADTVGNQPPSAEVYLPYTTMRTRISGSPGMSVLLAKVRADVSTDAAERPLTALLSSRHGSRDFDVFNPTAFARTLRKAAYAMTMFLVAIGLASLVVGGTGICNAMIISISNRTSDIGIRKAIGARPADIRLQFVMEAAFLCAIGGLLGCAVSYGVGMVAPAVGGGMKLVPSVHTLAIGIVCAIFTGLLFGIYPASKAARLDPIDALTRG; encoded by the coding sequence ATGACGCAGCCCTTGCTCCGCGTCCGGAACGTGACGCGCTCTTTCCTCTCCGAGCACGGCCAGGTCGACATTCTCGACGAGATCAACCTGGATATCGAGGCCGGAGAGTTCGTCGCAATCATCGGGGCCTCGGGGTCCGGCAAATCGACGTTGCTGAATGTACTTGGATGTCTGGATAGACCGACAAGCGGCAGCTACGAAGTTCAAGGCGTCGATGCCGCGACGCTGTCCGAAGATGGATTGGCCGCGTTGCGGCGCCGCACCTTTGGATTCGTATTCCAACGCTATCACCTCATCCCTTCGCTGACGGCCGCGGAAAACGTGGAACTTCCCGCGCTTTACGCATGCCGGCCGAGAAGTCAGCGAAAGGCCCTCGCCTCCAGGCTGCTGGCTTCTCTGGGGCTTTCGCACCGGGCCAATAACTTCCCATCGAAGCTCTCCGGAGGGGAGCAGCAACGAGTCTGCATTGCCCGGGCACTGGCGAACGAATGCCGCGTGATTCTCGCGGACGAGCCAACGGCCGCGCTCGATCCCGATAACAGTCAGGAGGTAATCCGCACGCTACATCGATTGAACAAGGAAGGCCGCACAGTCGTTCTCGTCACCCACGACCCGTCGATTGCGGCGCAGGCAACCCGGACCATCGAGGTCTCCCGAGGCCGCATCGTCGCGGACCGGTACCGGGGCGAGCATCGCGCAGCCGGCCGGCGGCAAGTGGCCCGGCCGCCAAGCTGCGACGAGACGCAACCCGGCTCGCTCGCGCCGGAGCCGGATGGCCGGGCGCACGCACGGCAACGAGCCAGCGACATCCCGAACTGGCAGCAGTCCCCTGGCTGGATCGAGATCGGTCGAATGGCAGCTGCCAATCTCCTCTTTCATCGCCTCTATTCATGGCTGACCATCATCGGCGTTTCGATCGCAATAGCATCGCTTTCGCTGACTCAGGCGGGAGGCGAGTCGATGCTCAATGACACACTTGCCGATATGAAACCGTTCGACACGCATGTGATAACGTTTTTCTCTTCATCCGCGCGCGGCCGGCCTCAAGGACGCGCATTCACCAGCGAAGACGCCGTAGCGGTTTCCGACGCGCCCTACGTCGAGGGTGCTTCTCTGAGTCAGTCCAAGGACGTCGCCATAAGCGATGGCGCCACGCGCGTGCAGGTTTCAGGAATCGGGGTGGCGCCGCCCTACTTCAAGATCCAAAATCTGAGTTTGAAGCAAGGGGTACTGTTTTCGGGTGCGCACGTAAGCGACGCAGCGCGGGTCGTCGTTCTGAACGAGTCCGCGCAGAAGAAGCTGTTTCGTGACGCACTCGCCTCAATCGGCAAGACGATCCTCGTTAACGGCACACCATGCACAATCGTGGGCGTGGTTAAAAGTGCGGATACAGTGGGCAATCAGCCGCCGTCCGCAGAAGTGTACCTGCCATATACGACGATGCGAACGCGCATATCCGGATCGCCCGGGATGTCGGTTCTCCTGGCAAAGGTTCGCGCGGATGTATCGACAGACGCCGCTGAACGGCCGCTGACCGCCCTGCTGTCTTCGAGGCACGGCAGTCGTGATTTCGACGTATTCAACCCTACCGCGTTTGCGCGCACCCTCCGCAAGGCGGCATACGCGATGACGATGTTTCTGGTTGCCATCGGACTTGCAAGTCTTGTCGTCGGCGGCACCGGCATCTGCAATGCGATGATTATTTCGATTTCCAATCGCACTTCAGATATAGGAATACGGAAAGCGATCGGGGCTCGGCCCGCCGATATCAGGCTGCAGTTCGTTATGGAGGCTGCTTTTCTGTGCGCCATCGGCGGGCTGCTCGGATGTGCCGTTTCGTACGGTGTCGGCATGGTGGCGCCGGCCGTCGGCGGCGGGATGAAACTCGTTCCGTCCGTCCATACGCTAGCGATCGGCATTGTCTGCGCCATATTCACCGGGCTCCTGTTCGGCATCTACCCTGCGAGCAAGGCGGCACGGCTCGACCCCATCGACGCGCTGACGCGAGGTTGA
- a CDS encoding MFS transporter yields MPLALFALTLSAFAIGTTEFVIVGLIPTIATDVRVSLPSARLLVSLYALSVAVGAPLLTALTGRVPRKALLVTLMALFTVGNALAWKAPSYESLVMARIVTGLAHGVFFSVGSIIATNLVAKEKAASAIATMFSGMTVAFVAGIPLGTLIGQHFGWRVTFLVVAALGLLALLGAAIFMPNKLPREQPASLREQARVIVQPRLLLVYAMTAVGYGGSLIAFTFMAPILERITGFSPAAVSMVLVAYGVSVAFGNVWGGKLADRLGPVKALKRIFLLLAAVLFAFTFTSHNAWLAVLTMLAWGAVAFGNVPGLQVYVVKQAQTLAPQAANVASGLNIAAFNLGVAGGSSLGGLIVARLGLGHTPWIAAAVTLVAFALTAFSGRLDRRAASTMGGAAAAELAH; encoded by the coding sequence ATGCCTCTTGCCCTTTTCGCGCTGACGCTCAGCGCATTCGCCATCGGAACCACCGAGTTCGTCATTGTCGGCCTGATACCGACGATCGCCACCGACGTGCGCGTCAGCCTGCCGTCGGCCAGGTTGCTCGTCAGCCTCTATGCCTTGAGTGTGGCTGTCGGCGCCCCGCTCCTCACGGCCCTGACGGGCCGCGTGCCACGTAAAGCGTTGCTCGTCACGCTGATGGCGCTGTTCACCGTAGGCAACGCCCTCGCATGGAAAGCGCCATCGTACGAATCGCTCGTGATGGCCCGGATCGTCACCGGGCTCGCGCATGGCGTCTTTTTCTCCGTCGGCTCGATCATCGCCACGAACCTGGTAGCGAAAGAAAAAGCCGCCAGCGCGATCGCCACGATGTTCAGCGGCATGACCGTCGCCTTCGTCGCGGGCATCCCGCTCGGCACACTCATCGGTCAGCATTTCGGCTGGCGCGTGACGTTCCTCGTCGTGGCCGCGCTCGGGCTCCTCGCATTGCTGGGCGCCGCCATCTTCATGCCGAACAAACTGCCGCGCGAGCAGCCCGCCTCGCTCCGCGAGCAGGCGCGCGTCATCGTCCAGCCGCGGTTGCTGCTCGTCTACGCGATGACGGCCGTCGGGTACGGTGGGTCGCTCATCGCATTCACGTTCATGGCACCGATTCTCGAGCGGATCACCGGATTTTCGCCCGCCGCGGTCAGCATGGTCTTGGTGGCATACGGTGTATCCGTTGCCTTCGGCAATGTCTGGGGCGGAAAGCTGGCCGACCGCCTCGGCCCCGTCAAGGCACTCAAGCGCATTTTCCTGCTGCTTGCGGCGGTTCTGTTCGCGTTCACGTTCACATCGCACAACGCATGGCTCGCCGTCCTCACGATGCTCGCCTGGGGCGCCGTGGCGTTCGGCAATGTTCCCGGCCTCCAGGTCTATGTCGTCAAGCAGGCGCAGACGTTGGCGCCGCAGGCGGCAAACGTCGCCTCGGGCTTGAACATCGCGGCATTCAATCTCGGCGTGGCCGGCGGCTCTTCGCTCGGCGGATTGATCGTGGCTCGCCTCGGTCTTGGTCACACTCCGTGGATCGCCGCAGCCGTCACCTTGGTCGCGTTCGCTTTGACCGCTTTCAGCGGCCGGCTCGATCGTCGCGCGGCGTCGACGATGGGCGGCGCCGCAGCCGCCGAGCTGGCCCATTGA
- a CDS encoding glycoside hydrolase family 3 C-terminal domain-containing protein, which translates to MQVNRWPMALALAAVIASAHAGDSDNAVTSFSPSFASPISDYLAHRRADMLVRQMTLDEKLQLIHSKYQMSDVPGGGAGFIQGVPRLGIPDLNMVDSATGSGSTSQPSTTFPATIALAASWDRRLSYDFGAQVAKQLRAQGFSMGLGGGTNLAREPRGGRLFEYLGEDPVLAGEMLAARTVGTQNQKVIATVKHYVGNEQETGRFGGNDQIDERTLRELYLLPFEIAVKQAHPGNVMCSYNRINGTYACENPHVLTDVLKRDWGFQGQVQSDWGAAHSTAASINAGLDEEEDVGPTVFLTPDLVKQALSSGQITQARLDEMVSRKLYVMIKTGVFDDPAKAGGTIDFAAGRNFAQYAEEQSIVLLKNDNGQLPLPASGLGRVAVIGAHADVAVLTGGGSGNTRDPVTGNFAGCGGLTFGTSTGCNWWTNPWITLNVPLTKAIQSLAPSAQVKYAGNPDQQSPFRAYTQHEIDTAATLARDSDVAIVVVTQSSGEDFGELPSLSLANPSNQDQLVEAVAAANPHTIVVVQSGNPVLMPWKDKVSAIVEAWFPGEGGGQAIANVLFGKVNPSGKLPVTFPARDQDTPTWIGDGTLPTDPVYSEKLNMGYRWYDAKNVAPMFEFGFGLSYTHFSYSDLSVKRGPGHTLLASFTVKNDGRMAGADVPQVYLGVNYTGEPPRRLAGWQKVFLKPGEARRVDVPISERMQSVWDTSKNGWQYVSGSAVYVGASSRDIRLQSR; encoded by the coding sequence ATGCAGGTCAATCGTTGGCCAATGGCGTTGGCGTTGGCAGCCGTAATCGCGAGCGCTCATGCGGGCGATAGCGATAACGCCGTCACATCGTTTTCTCCCTCGTTTGCTTCCCCCATCAGCGATTATCTCGCTCACCGCCGCGCCGATATGCTCGTCCGGCAAATGACGCTCGACGAAAAACTGCAACTCATTCACTCCAAGTACCAGATGAGCGACGTGCCGGGCGGCGGAGCAGGGTTCATCCAGGGCGTGCCGCGGCTGGGGATCCCCGATCTGAACATGGTGGATTCAGCGACCGGTTCCGGGAGCACGTCGCAACCGAGCACGACGTTCCCTGCGACGATCGCGCTGGCCGCGAGTTGGGACCGGAGGCTTTCCTACGATTTCGGCGCACAGGTGGCGAAGCAGTTGCGCGCGCAAGGATTCTCGATGGGGCTCGGCGGGGGGACGAATCTCGCTCGTGAGCCGCGGGGAGGGCGGTTGTTCGAATACCTGGGCGAGGACCCGGTATTGGCGGGCGAAATGCTGGCGGCGCGCACCGTCGGCACGCAAAACCAGAAGGTCATCGCCACCGTCAAGCACTATGTGGGCAACGAACAGGAAACGGGCCGGTTCGGGGGCAACGATCAGATCGACGAGCGCACGCTGCGCGAGCTTTATCTGTTGCCATTCGAAATCGCAGTCAAACAGGCGCATCCGGGCAACGTGATGTGCAGCTATAACCGGATCAACGGCACCTATGCCTGCGAGAATCCCCACGTGCTGACCGATGTTCTCAAACGTGACTGGGGCTTCCAGGGGCAGGTGCAATCCGACTGGGGCGCGGCTCACAGTACGGCCGCTTCGATCAACGCGGGACTCGACGAAGAAGAAGACGTCGGCCCAACGGTTTTTCTGACGCCTGATCTCGTCAAGCAGGCGCTCAGCAGCGGTCAGATTACGCAAGCCCGGCTCGACGAGATGGTGAGCCGCAAGCTCTACGTGATGATCAAGACGGGGGTATTCGACGATCCGGCAAAAGCCGGCGGGACGATCGATTTCGCGGCAGGTCGCAATTTCGCGCAGTATGCGGAAGAGCAATCGATCGTTTTGCTGAAGAACGACAATGGCCAACTCCCGCTGCCGGCATCGGGGCTGGGCCGTGTTGCGGTGATCGGTGCGCATGCCGATGTGGCCGTGCTGACGGGCGGGGGATCGGGCAACACGCGCGATCCGGTCACGGGCAACTTCGCCGGCTGCGGCGGCCTGACGTTCGGCACGTCGACGGGCTGCAACTGGTGGACGAACCCGTGGATCACGCTCAACGTGCCGCTCACGAAAGCAATTCAGTCACTCGCGCCCTCCGCGCAAGTCAAATATGCGGGCAATCCCGATCAACAATCGCCGTTCAGGGCTTACACGCAGCATGAGATCGATACTGCCGCGACGCTCGCCAGGGACTCGGATGTTGCGATCGTCGTCGTCACGCAATCGTCGGGGGAGGACTTCGGCGAGTTGCCGAGCCTCAGTCTTGCGAACCCTTCCAACCAGGATCAACTCGTCGAAGCGGTGGCTGCTGCGAATCCGCACACGATCGTGGTCGTCCAGAGCGGCAACCCGGTGCTCATGCCATGGAAGGACAAGGTGTCGGCGATCGTCGAAGCCTGGTTCCCGGGCGAGGGCGGTGGGCAGGCGATTGCCAACGTGCTGTTCGGCAAGGTCAATCCTTCCGGCAAGCTGCCGGTGACGTTCCCGGCGCGAGACCAGGATACGCCGACCTGGATTGGCGACGGTACGTTGCCGACCGATCCGGTGTATTCGGAGAAGCTCAACATGGGGTATCGCTGGTATGACGCGAAGAACGTCGCGCCGATGTTCGAGTTCGGCTTCGGGCTCTCGTACACGCACTTCAGCTATTCGGACCTTTCGGTGAAGCGCGGTCCCGGCCATACGCTGCTCGCGAGTTTCACGGTCAAGAACGACGGGCGGATGGCAGGTGCCGATGTTCCGCAGGTGTATCTCGGCGTCAACTACACGGGCGAACCGCCGCGCCGGCTAGCCGGATGGCAGAAGGTCTTTCTGAAGCCCGGCGAGGCGCGCCGTGTCGACGTGCCGATCTCGGAACGGATGCAGAGCGTTTGGGATACGTCGAAGAACGGCTGGCAGTATGTCTCGGGTAGTGCCGTGTACGTCGGGGCCTCCTCGCGCGATATCAGGTTGCAGAGCCGATAA
- a CDS encoding efflux RND transporter periplasmic adaptor subunit gives MKLSYRSWLIGSAVLAGIPLMAILLSPLATKPKDPPFAVVSVEHADIQQVVLATAQLRPKVMMDVKAGTSGRVTAVFAAPGDTVVRGQLLAQIDPAAADNELVAAQSELKRDQTDMQVALSALQRARRSLANQKILLDANATSGKEYDDAKDAAQRARVDVIDRESRLRAARAKISACQQKLDATRITAPESGQIVSMNLLRGQMLNAGNDTPVVKIAQLDVMTLSALVNQSDVALLQPGQEAFFTISLQSSQRYHTKLRSIALISADYDAKPGTRDAGNGNPALYEVTFDVNNDHRMFRAGMTVQTHITVAQVRNALAVPLIALSEIGDDGTSNIRVLSSDGRVYPRKIRLGVRNERFAAILSGLRDGEKIIVDKSEPARTGAEG, from the coding sequence ATGAAACTCTCGTACCGATCTTGGCTCATCGGATCCGCCGTACTGGCCGGAATTCCCTTGATGGCGATTTTGCTCAGCCCCTTGGCAACCAAGCCAAAGGATCCACCGTTTGCCGTTGTCTCTGTCGAGCACGCCGATATCCAGCAGGTCGTGCTCGCTACGGCCCAACTGAGGCCCAAAGTGATGATGGATGTCAAAGCAGGAACATCGGGGCGCGTGACTGCAGTATTTGCCGCGCCGGGCGATACCGTCGTGCGCGGGCAATTGCTCGCCCAGATCGATCCCGCCGCTGCCGACAACGAGCTCGTTGCGGCACAGTCCGAACTGAAACGGGACCAAACCGACATGCAAGTGGCGCTTTCCGCGCTGCAGCGTGCGAGAAGAAGTCTCGCCAATCAAAAGATCCTCCTCGATGCGAATGCAACCTCTGGAAAGGAGTACGACGACGCGAAGGATGCGGCCCAGCGGGCTCGGGTAGATGTGATCGACCGCGAGTCCAGGCTGCGGGCGGCCCGGGCCAAAATCAGCGCCTGCCAGCAAAAACTCGACGCCACGAGAATTACCGCACCCGAGAGCGGGCAGATCGTTTCGATGAACCTTTTGCGAGGTCAGATGCTGAATGCCGGAAACGACACCCCCGTAGTCAAGATCGCACAGCTTGACGTGATGACTCTCAGCGCACTGGTGAATCAGAGCGATGTGGCGCTTCTGCAACCCGGGCAGGAGGCGTTCTTTACGATTTCACTGCAATCGTCACAACGCTATCACACCAAGCTGCGTTCGATCGCTTTGATATCGGCTGACTACGATGCAAAGCCAGGAACCAGAGACGCCGGGAACGGCAACCCCGCGCTTTACGAAGTGACGTTCGATGTGAATAACGATCACCGCATGTTTCGCGCGGGCATGACGGTTCAGACACACATCACGGTGGCTCAGGTCCGCAACGCGCTGGCGGTACCGCTGATCGCATTGAGTGAAATAGGTGACGACGGCACCTCGAACATTCGCGTTCTGTCGTCCGACGGGCGCGTCTACCCCAGAAAGATCCGGTTGGGCGTGCGCAACGAACGATTCGCTGCAATTCTGAGCGGGCTGCGCGATGGTGAAAAGATCATCGTCGATAAAAGCGAGCCCGCTCGCACCGGGGCGGAGGGATAG
- the dkgB gene encoding 2,5-didehydrogluconate reductase DkgB: MGTNTLPAFGLGTFRLKGQTVIDSVRHGLELGYRAIDTAQIYGNEADIGQAIASSGVARDSLFLTTKIWVDHYSRDRLVSSLKDSLAKLRTDYADLTLIHWPAPGNGVPLEEYMGALLEARTMGLTRLVGISNFSIALTKEAIDAIGKDNIATNQIELSPYLQNRKLVAFLREQGIHVTSYMTLAYGKVLGDPVIADIARQRRATPAQVALAWALQLGYSVIPSSTKRENLASNQLAANLELTADEMDRIAALERNGREVSPDGLAPVWD; this comes from the coding sequence ATGGGTACGAACACCCTTCCCGCCTTCGGCCTCGGTACGTTTCGTCTGAAAGGGCAAACTGTCATCGACTCGGTTCGCCACGGCCTCGAACTCGGCTATCGGGCCATCGATACAGCGCAAATCTACGGAAACGAAGCGGATATCGGCCAAGCCATCGCCTCATCCGGTGTAGCTCGCGACTCGTTGTTTCTCACGACCAAGATCTGGGTCGACCACTATTCGCGCGACCGCCTCGTTTCCAGCCTGAAAGACAGCCTGGCGAAGCTGCGCACCGATTATGCCGACCTGACATTGATCCATTGGCCGGCGCCCGGCAACGGCGTGCCGCTCGAGGAGTATATGGGCGCACTTCTCGAGGCCAGGACGATGGGCCTCACGAGACTCGTCGGCATCTCCAACTTCAGCATCGCGTTGACAAAAGAGGCCATCGATGCGATTGGCAAGGACAACATCGCCACCAATCAGATCGAGTTGAGTCCGTATCTGCAAAATCGCAAGCTCGTGGCATTCCTGCGCGAACAAGGCATTCACGTGACGTCGTATATGACGCTCGCGTACGGCAAGGTGCTTGGCGATCCCGTCATCGCAGATATTGCGCGGCAACGTCGCGCCACGCCGGCACAGGTTGCGCTCGCGTGGGCGCTGCAACTCGGATATTCCGTGATTCCCTCGTCGACCAAGCGCGAAAACCTTGCAAGTAATCAGCTCGCAGCGAATCTCGAGCTGACCGCGGACGAGATGGACAGAATCGCGGCGCTCGAACGCAACGGCCGCGAAGTCAGCCCCGACGGCCTCGCACCCGTGTGGGATTGA
- a CDS encoding alkene reductase: protein MNDPLFESIRLGELLLPNRIVMPPMTRSRATQPGDEANSLMATYYAQRASAGLIVSEGTYVSPLAKGYAWTPGIHTRAQAEGWCKVTAAVHASGGRMFAQLWHVGRLSHTSLLGGEQPVSSSAIQAKGVNVFIADGAGAIPGFVQASVPRALSVAEIAEVVGQFRDAARNAMQAGFDGVELHAANGYLVNQFIDSGANDRTDQYGGSLENRLRFLDEVARALIEGTGDARRVGIRLAPLTTLNGCVDADPEATYVAAVRHLAEIGVGYVHIAEADWDDAPHMPVEFKQAIRRAYPGLLIYAGKYTAERAREAIVAGWADLIAFGRPFIANPDLPERLRSGADLARHDRDTLFGGGAHGLIDYPSLAPTGSRI, encoded by the coding sequence ATGAACGACCCGCTTTTCGAATCGATCCGGCTCGGCGAACTCTTGCTGCCGAATCGGATCGTCATGCCCCCGATGACGCGTTCGCGCGCGACACAGCCCGGAGATGAAGCCAACAGCCTCATGGCGACCTACTATGCTCAGCGCGCCAGCGCCGGACTCATCGTCAGCGAGGGCACGTACGTTTCCCCGCTTGCGAAGGGTTACGCCTGGACGCCGGGAATCCATACGCGTGCACAAGCCGAGGGATGGTGCAAAGTGACTGCGGCGGTGCATGCCTCCGGCGGGCGCATGTTTGCGCAACTCTGGCATGTCGGCCGGCTGAGCCATACAAGCTTGCTGGGCGGCGAGCAGCCTGTTTCGTCATCCGCTATCCAGGCAAAGGGCGTCAACGTCTTCATCGCGGATGGCGCGGGTGCCATACCGGGGTTCGTGCAGGCGTCGGTGCCACGGGCACTTAGCGTGGCCGAAATCGCCGAGGTGGTCGGACAGTTTCGCGACGCCGCACGCAATGCCATGCAAGCCGGCTTCGACGGTGTGGAGCTGCATGCAGCGAATGGGTATCTCGTCAATCAGTTCATCGATTCAGGTGCAAACGACCGTACCGACCAATATGGAGGATCGCTCGAGAACCGTCTGCGTTTCCTCGACGAAGTCGCCCGCGCGCTGATCGAGGGAACCGGCGATGCGCGCCGCGTCGGCATTCGGCTTGCCCCATTGACGACGCTGAACGGCTGCGTCGATGCGGACCCGGAGGCCACCTATGTGGCGGCAGTCCGGCACTTGGCCGAAATCGGCGTCGGTTATGTCCACATCGCCGAAGCCGATTGGGACGATGCACCGCACATGCCTGTCGAATTCAAGCAGGCGATCCGTCGAGCCTACCCGGGCCTGCTGATCTACGCGGGAAAATACACAGCCGAGCGCGCGCGCGAAGCCATCGTCGCGGGATGGGCCGACCTGATTGCTTTCGGCCGCCCTTTCATCGCGAACCCCGATCTGCCTGAACGCTTGCGTTCGGGCGCGGACCTGGCTCGCCACGACCGCGACACGCTGTTCGGCGGCGGCGCGCACGGGCTGATCGACTACCCGTCGCTCGCGCCAACAGGCTCCCGCATCTGA
- a CDS encoding LysR family transcriptional regulator, giving the protein MKVTLDELQTFATVVDTGSITSAAEHLDLTISAASRTLARLEEKLQTTLLRRTTRRLELTEEGKAFLESVRGIIDAVETAEEQLAVRRERPSGRLRVDAATPFMLHVIVPILGGYRARYPQVELELVSNEGIIDLLEHRTDVAIRIGKLKDSTLHSRPIGSSRIRILASPEYLKTRGHPRHAGDLAKHTLLGFNQPESLNIWPILGSDNELYRITPAISSSSGETLRHLALEGAGVVCLSDFMTAQDRREGRLVQILARQTQEVRQPINAVYYRNTTISARIASFVDYLVDAVRATEFAR; this is encoded by the coding sequence ATGAAAGTGACACTCGACGAGTTGCAGACGTTCGCCACAGTCGTGGATACCGGTTCGATCACGTCTGCGGCCGAGCATCTCGATCTGACGATTTCGGCCGCCAGCCGGACGCTGGCAAGGCTGGAAGAGAAGTTGCAGACGACGCTGCTGCGCAGAACGACAAGACGGCTGGAATTGACGGAGGAAGGCAAAGCTTTCCTCGAAAGCGTGCGCGGAATCATCGATGCCGTCGAGACGGCGGAGGAGCAACTGGCGGTGCGCCGCGAACGGCCCTCGGGGCGTTTGCGGGTGGATGCGGCGACACCGTTCATGCTCCATGTGATCGTTCCGATCCTGGGTGGCTATCGAGCCCGGTATCCGCAGGTCGAACTGGAACTCGTGAGCAACGAGGGCATCATCGATTTGCTGGAGCATCGCACCGACGTGGCGATCCGCATCGGCAAGCTGAAGGACTCGACGCTGCACAGCAGGCCGATCGGCAGCAGCCGAATACGGATCCTGGCCAGCCCCGAATATCTGAAAACCCGCGGTCATCCCCGGCACGCCGGCGATCTGGCGAAGCACACCCTGCTGGGATTCAACCAGCCGGAATCGCTCAACATATGGCCGATACTCGGCTCCGACAACGAGCTTTACCGGATCACGCCCGCGATTTCGTCTTCCAGCGGCGAAACGCTGAGACATCTCGCGCTCGAGGGGGCGGGCGTCGTCTGCCTGTCCGATTTCATGACAGCGCAGGACCGCCGCGAGGGGCGGCTCGTACAGATACTCGCCCGGCAGACGCAGGAGGTCAGGCAGCCGATCAACGCCGTGTACTACCGCAATACCACGATATCTGCGCGCATTGCTTCCTTTGTGGACTATCTGGTCGACGCAGTCCGCGCTACCGAATTCGCGCGGTAA